One Thermococcus eurythermalis DNA segment encodes these proteins:
- a CDS encoding PDDEXK family nuclease: MVSHLKRSGWTIREVEKNVYKPNGQQLTEIDIIAEKNGRTVYIECKRSFGDIKPKQILTQAEYAKSKGVRKIYMYYSEDVFSPGQHYRVMEAIRNAKSKFGVDVELVQLTSEFN; encoded by the coding sequence AGGGAAGTCGAGAAGAACGTTTACAAACCCAATGGGCAACAGCTCACAGAGATTGACATAATCGCCGAAAAGAACGGGAGGACGGTTTATATCGAGTGCAAGAGGAGCTTTGGTGATATAAAGCCCAAGCAGATATTGACACAGGCGGAGTATGCTAAGAGTAAGGGTGTCAGGAAAATTTACATGTACTACTCAGAGGATGTCTTCAGTCCGGGACAGCACTACAGGGTCATGGAAGCTATACGAAATGCGAAGTCCAAGTTTGGAGTGGACGTTGAGCTGGTTCAGTTGACTTCGGAGTTTAATTAA
- a CDS encoding MBL fold metallo-hydrolase → MIVYFIGTGGSEGIPAHLCTCQTCNEARKFGFARRLPSTVAVITENKKAVLFDVGTDIRDALQVPLEAIFLTHWHHDHIYGLYKLRWMALETPLYAPEGQADALILNEPKNLRPKTIKPGDTVEIDTLKITALHLNHQVETLGYLIEEDGKSVALLYDTKGLPEETWKLLEEKAPLRLAIVDATYPPGVNDPYHNNVDEAAEIGLKLAERTVLSHISHKNLPFLQLTEYVRKKWKNKVLVAYDGMVFYV, encoded by the coding sequence TTGATAGTCTACTTCATAGGCACAGGGGGAAGCGAGGGAATCCCGGCGCACCTCTGCACCTGCCAGACCTGCAACGAGGCGAGGAAGTTTGGCTTCGCCCGAAGGCTGCCTTCAACGGTGGCCGTAATCACGGAGAACAAGAAAGCCGTCCTCTTCGACGTCGGGACGGACATAAGGGATGCTCTCCAAGTCCCGCTTGAAGCGATTTTCCTGACCCACTGGCACCACGACCACATCTACGGCCTCTACAAGCTCCGCTGGATGGCGCTGGAAACGCCGCTCTACGCGCCGGAGGGCCAAGCTGACGCGCTGATTCTAAACGAGCCCAAGAACCTCCGCCCGAAGACGATAAAGCCGGGCGACACCGTTGAAATAGACACCCTTAAAATCACGGCGCTCCACCTGAACCACCAAGTCGAGACCCTAGGCTACCTCATCGAGGAGGACGGAAAGAGTGTCGCCCTGCTCTACGACACCAAGGGCCTCCCTGAAGAGACGTGGAAGCTCCTTGAGGAAAAGGCACCCTTAAGGCTGGCGATAGTCGACGCGACTTATCCCCCGGGCGTTAACGACCCCTATCATAACAACGTGGACGAGGCCGCGGAAATTGGCCTCAAGCTCGCCGAGAGGACAGTTCTCAGCCACATCTCCCACAAAAACCTGCCCTTCCTCCAGCTGACCGAGTACGTGAGGAAGAAGTGGAAAAACAAAGTACTAGTGGCCTACGACGGCATGGTGTTCTACGTTTAG
- a CDS encoding DUF5615 family PIN-like protein: MKFIADMMLGRLARWLRLYGYDTLYGVEDDDEIIEIARREGRVILTRDSGLAERARKFGLNVILLGSNSLEGQVRELKRFGVEFQELFPPNARCPKCNGSIRPVSKEEVKDRVPSKVYESYDEFYVCEDCGQVYWPGRQWREMLKIDERLRRV, from the coding sequence ATGAAGTTCATCGCCGACATGATGCTCGGCCGGCTCGCGAGGTGGCTCAGGCTCTACGGCTACGACACGCTCTACGGCGTTGAGGACGACGACGAGATAATCGAAATTGCCAGGCGAGAAGGCAGGGTAATCCTCACCCGCGATTCCGGACTCGCCGAGAGGGCGAGAAAGTTCGGCCTCAATGTAATCCTGCTGGGCTCGAACTCCCTTGAGGGGCAGGTGAGAGAGCTCAAGCGCTTCGGCGTTGAGTTCCAGGAGCTTTTTCCACCGAACGCCCGCTGTCCAAAGTGCAACGGGTCTATACGGCCCGTTTCGAAGGAAGAAGTTAAGGACAGAGTTCCCTCGAAGGTTTACGAGAGCTACGACGAGTTCTACGTCTGCGAGGACTGCGGCCAGGTTTACTGGCCCGGGAGACAGTGGAGGGAGATGCTGAAAATCGACGAAAGGCTGAGGAGAGTTTAA